From Micromonospora rhizosphaerae, the proteins below share one genomic window:
- a CDS encoding enoyl-CoA hydratase/isomerase family protein, producing the protein MSDAELTVEVTGRVATVVIRNPGRRNAMTAAMWRQLPVLLDGLEADPTVHALVLTGADGTFCAGADLGDLDELLDAGDASIAVVAEERLAAFPKPTVAAIEGACVGGGCQLAVACDLRIAAADARFGVPPARLGLVYPAPTTRRLARLVGPSAAKHLLFTSELIDAERALRVGLVDEVLPADGLAARVEAITEAVAQRSRLTVAAAKEIIDGRVDDARIAWWHGQVRASGEAREGVAAANERRPPRFSWAPPGRP; encoded by the coding sequence ATGTCGGACGCGGAGCTGACCGTCGAGGTGACCGGCCGGGTGGCGACGGTGGTGATCCGGAACCCGGGCCGCCGCAACGCGATGACCGCCGCGATGTGGCGGCAGTTGCCGGTGCTGCTCGACGGGCTGGAAGCGGACCCGACGGTGCACGCGCTGGTGCTCACCGGCGCCGACGGCACGTTCTGCGCCGGGGCGGACCTCGGCGACCTGGACGAGCTGCTGGACGCCGGTGACGCGAGCATCGCGGTCGTCGCCGAGGAGCGGCTGGCCGCCTTCCCCAAGCCCACCGTGGCCGCGATCGAGGGCGCCTGCGTCGGCGGCGGCTGCCAGCTCGCGGTCGCCTGCGACCTGCGGATCGCCGCGGCGGACGCCCGGTTCGGCGTACCCCCGGCGCGGCTCGGGCTGGTCTACCCCGCGCCGACGACCCGGCGACTGGCTCGGCTGGTCGGGCCGTCCGCCGCCAAGCACCTCCTCTTCACCAGCGAGCTGATCGACGCCGAGCGGGCGCTGCGGGTCGGCCTGGTCGACGAGGTGCTGCCGGCTGACGGGCTGGCGGCCCGGGTCGAGGCGATCACGGAAGCGGTCGCGCAGCGCTCTCGGCTGACCGTCGCCGCGGCCAAGGAGATCATCGACGGGCGGGTCGACGACGCGCGGATCGCCTGGTGGCACGGGCAGGTCCGGGCCAGCGGCGAGGCCCGCGAGGGGGTGGCAGCGGCCAACGAGCGCCGGCCGCCGCGCTTCAGCTGGGCTCCGCCCGGCCGTCCCTGA
- a CDS encoding histidine phosphatase family protein, producing the protein MASRLLFLVRHGEQDRPEVESPDAGLSARGRRQATLLGERLRGVPFSAVHHGPARRAAETAELVAAALPGVPVYVSELAGDHLPHDTDPAGLPPAYASFLAGFTERERADGPRRTPEAVARFATAPTDGDVRDLVITHNFLIAWFVRHALEAPERRWLGLNHHNCGLTVIRYRDGGPPNLIAVNDVSHLPLELRGTGLPPDYVF; encoded by the coding sequence ATGGCGAGTCGGCTGCTCTTCCTGGTCCGGCACGGCGAGCAGGACCGGCCCGAGGTCGAGTCGCCGGACGCGGGGCTTTCCGCCCGCGGTCGCCGACAGGCGACGCTGCTCGGCGAGCGACTGCGTGGCGTACCCTTCAGCGCCGTCCACCACGGACCGGCGCGCCGGGCCGCGGAAACCGCCGAGCTGGTCGCTGCCGCACTCCCCGGTGTCCCGGTGTACGTCTCCGAACTGGCCGGCGACCACCTGCCGCACGACACCGACCCGGCGGGCCTGCCGCCGGCGTACGCGAGCTTTCTGGCCGGGTTCACCGAGCGCGAGCGGGCGGACGGGCCGCGACGGACGCCGGAGGCGGTTGCCCGGTTCGCCACCGCCCCGACCGACGGTGACGTACGCGACCTGGTAATCACGCACAATTTCCTGATCGCCTGGTTCGTCCGGCACGCGCTGGAGGCGCCGGAGCGGCGTTGGCTGGGGTTGAACCACCACAACTGCGGGCTGACCGTCATCCGCTACCGGGACGGTGGGCCGCCGAATCTGATCGCTGTCAACGACGTGTCCCACCTGCCGTTGGAACTGCGCGGCACCGGCCTGCCGCCCGACTACGTCTTCTAA
- a CDS encoding protealysin inhibitor emfourin has product MRSTRVAAVTVAALLIPLGGCSATDSTSTGARRSATPAAQVARLVLEKSGGIAGVRDTVTVEPDGRWTVVDRSGASRTGQLSAADLERLRQLAADPRLAAETGSTTKPTSCADSFTYLLTVDGTTTGYVDCPTDASRPAATAAVVELLTRATG; this is encoded by the coding sequence ATGAGATCAACCCGCGTCGCGGCGGTCACCGTCGCCGCGCTGCTCATCCCGCTGGGCGGTTGCTCGGCGACCGACTCAACGAGCACCGGCGCTCGCCGCAGCGCGACCCCGGCCGCCCAGGTCGCCCGCCTGGTGCTGGAGAAGTCCGGCGGCATCGCCGGGGTCCGGGACACGGTGACCGTCGAACCCGACGGGCGGTGGACGGTGGTCGACCGGTCCGGCGCATCCCGCACCGGTCAGCTGAGCGCGGCGGACCTCGAGCGGCTGCGGCAGCTCGCCGCCGACCCGCGGCTCGCCGCCGAGACCGGCAGCACGACCAAGCCGACCAGCTGCGCCGACTCGTTCACCTACCTTCTCACCGTGGACGGGACGACGACCGGCTACGTCGACTGCCCCACCGACGCCTCCCGCCCTGCGGCCACCGCCGCCGTCGTCGAGCTGCTCACCCGCGCCACCGGTTGA
- a CDS encoding ribokinase: MSLQPLPGLEPHSMNAVEGARIVVIGSTMIDMISYMSRVPDAGETLIGDHFALGFGGKGANQAVMARRLGAHVWMVGCLGTDVFGDMTVDNFRAAGIDTTYVTRTPEASSGVAPIWVEAGGHNRIVCVPGANAYMTEHQAKTAVESIPRVDVVVGQFEVPQAVTAAGFQAAKARGAVTVLNPAPAAEISTELLAVTDWLVPNEVEFAFLAGAEAAEDVSSAPTDATVAEVAQRLGVRLVATLGEAGAAVFDASGAVVRITPPKTRVVDTTGAGDAFVGAFSYGLAAGLSPTAAARLGCACATSSVARPGTQSSFPVAGDLDEALAWAATAL, translated from the coding sequence ATGAGTTTGCAGCCACTCCCCGGCCTGGAACCGCACAGCATGAACGCTGTCGAAGGGGCGCGCATCGTCGTCATCGGCAGCACGATGATCGACATGATTTCGTACATGTCGCGGGTCCCGGACGCCGGCGAGACCCTGATCGGTGACCATTTCGCCCTCGGCTTCGGCGGCAAGGGAGCCAACCAGGCGGTCATGGCACGACGACTCGGCGCTCACGTCTGGATGGTCGGCTGCCTCGGCACGGACGTCTTCGGCGACATGACCGTGGACAACTTCCGTGCGGCCGGGATCGACACCACCTACGTCACGCGCACGCCGGAGGCCAGCAGCGGGGTGGCACCGATCTGGGTGGAGGCCGGCGGACACAACCGGATCGTCTGTGTTCCGGGCGCGAACGCCTACATGACCGAACATCAAGCGAAGACCGCGGTCGAGTCGATCCCCCGGGTCGACGTCGTCGTCGGGCAGTTCGAGGTTCCCCAGGCCGTGACTGCCGCTGGCTTTCAAGCCGCCAAGGCGCGGGGCGCGGTCACCGTCCTGAACCCCGCGCCCGCCGCGGAGATCAGCACCGAACTGCTCGCTGTCACCGACTGGCTCGTCCCCAACGAGGTGGAGTTCGCTTTCCTGGCGGGAGCTGAGGCGGCGGAAGATGTCAGCAGCGCCCCGACGGACGCGACGGTCGCGGAGGTGGCGCAACGCCTCGGCGTCAGACTCGTGGCGACACTCGGCGAGGCTGGTGCCGCCGTCTTCGACGCTTCTGGAGCCGTCGTTCGGATCACGCCGCCGAAGACGAGGGTGGTGGACACTACCGGCGCCGGGGACGCCTTCGTCGGGGCATTCTCGTACGGGCTCGCTGCCGGGCTGTCACCCACGGCCGCCGCACGGCTGGGCTGTGCATGCGCGACCTCCAGCGTGGCCCGTCCAGGCACTCAGTCGTCGTTTCCGGTGGCTGGCGACCTGGACGAGGCGCTCGCCTGGGCGGCCACGGCATTGTGA